The Gemmatimonas phototrophica region GTGTACGCTCGTCCCACTCTACCACATCCGCACGCACGATCTGCTCACCGAAGTCTGTGCGAATGTCCTCCAGCGACAACGGCGCCCCGCGCACGATGCGATACTCCGGCGGTTGCCCTTCCAGCTCCGCCACGGCCAGATACGGCTCGTCGTACAGACTGTCGCCCTTCACCAGCGCCGCCCCGCTGCCGTTGCGCAGCAGATAGCGCCCCTCGCTCCCCGCACGGCGTTGTGCCACACGATCGGGAAAGGCCAACGCCAGCAGCGCGCCCACATCGTCGGTTGGCTCGCGGCCAGCGGCAGCCTGCACACCCGCGCCGGCCACGCGTCGCTCAATATCGATGGCGCTCTGCTTCACCCGCCGCACACCGTCACGATCGGCGCGCGCACCGTACATGCCCAGCGCTCCGCCATCGCCCCCGCGTTGCAGCAGCTCGGTGCGCAGACGCAAATCGGCCGGTGGACGCGCGAACCCTTCGGCGCGAATCACATCACGCTCCTCCAGCAATGCGGCAATGGCCGCCCCCATGCTCAGCGCACCACGCTCGGCGGCCACCAACACCAGATGCGCCAACCGCGGCGCCAGCGGCAGCGCCGCCATCCGGCGTCCGTGCGCCGTAATGCGGCCGGTGGCATCCAGAGCGCCCAACTGCAAGAGCAACGTACGCGCCTGCGCAAAAGGCCCGGCGCGCGGCACATCGAGCCATCGCAGGACGGTCGGGTCGCTGATGCCGGCGTCGGCCAGCTCCAGCGCCAACCCCGACAGGTCGGCATCAATGATCTCGGGACGCGAACTGGCCAGAAAACCATGTTCTTCGTGTACATCCCACAGTCGGTAGCACACCCCCGGCGCCACACGTCCGGCACGTCCGCGGCGCTGATCAGCCGAGGCACGACTCACGCGAAGGGTGTGCAACCGCGTGAGCCCGGCGGTGACATCATGGCGAGGTACACGCGACAGGCCGCCATCGACCACGACGCGCACGCCTTCCACCGTGAGGCTCGTTTCGGCCACACTGGTACTGAGCACCACTTTGCGCATCCCTGGCGGGGCAGCCGCGAGCGCTGCGTCCTGCTCAGCCAACGGCATGGTACCGTGTAACACATGTACGCGCACATTGCCGGCCACAGAGCCAACAAGACGCTCCTCCACGCGACGCTGTTCCCCCATGCCGGGGAGAAACACCAGCACATCCCCTTCGCATTCGGTGAGCGCATCGCGCACCACCCGACTCACGGTGGCTTCCAGCTTCTCGTCACTTCGTGGTGGCCGGTGATGCGTGACGATGGGGAACATGCGCCCACTGCTGCGCACCACCGGTGCAGGGCCCGCCTCGGTGCGCAGCAGCTCGGCCACGGCATCGCCATCCAGCGTGGCCGACATGACCAGCACACGCAGGTCATCGCGCACCTGCTGCGTTTCCAGCACCAGCGCCAACCCCAGATCGCCCTGCAGTGAGCGCTCGTGATACTCGTCAAAGAGCACGGCGCCGTAGCCGTCGAGTGTGGCGTCGGCCGACAGCAGGCGTGACAACACCCCTTCGGTTACCACTTCAATGCGCGTGCGGGCACTCACCCGCGTCTCGCCGCGCACGCGATAGCCTACGGTGCCACCCACCTGCTCGCCCAGCTGTTGCGCCATGTAGTGCGCGGCGGCGCGCGCCGCCAGACGGCGCGGTTCCAGCATGACCACGCGCTGCCCGTCCATCCACGGCTCCTGGAGCAGCGCGAGCGGCACACGCGTGGTTTTACCGGCACCCGGTGGCGCTTCCAGCACCGCCGACGAGCACGTACGCAACGCCTCCCGCAGCGCGGGAAGCGCGTCATCTATTGGCAACACCATCGAAGTACGGACCAACAGTCGTGCCGGTTAGCGCCGACGTGACGCGCGCCCATCCAACTGCTGCGCCAGCCACTCCTGCGCGCGCTGCAACACTTCGTCGGTACCGTTGCGATAGCTGCGCAGCGTGAGGCGCGCGTCAATGAGTGGGGTGAGCCCCACCCGCTGCCACTGCGAGCCATCGCTGCGCCGCAGCTCGGCAGCCGGCACCGTGACCGTCAATCCACCCGGCAACGGAATACTCACGGCTTCGGCCGGTGAGCCGGCCGATGTGCTGCCCACGAACGTGACGTCGGTGGTGGCTTCCAGCGTGAGCGCCAGCCGTTCCATGGCCCCACTCGTCCGCTCATCAACCAATGCCACCAAACGGCCGGTGTAGCGACCGGTGGTATCCCCTCGCGACACACGTGAGCGCACCTCACGCTCATCGGGACACTGCTGCGCGGCATCGCGCAACGTTTCCACCAGACACGGCGCCGACTGGTAGCGGTGCAACTCACGTGCCACCACCGCCACCGCCCGCGCACGGACCGTACGCAACACGGTGGCTCCCACGACGCCGCTATCTGACAGCGAGCCACGCAAATCAAGCACCCACGCGCGCGCGCTGCGATGCTTCTGCAGCTCGGCGTCTACCGTTTGATCGGTGAGGCGATTGAGATCGAGGTAGGCTATTCCGTTGGGTAGCGACAGCGATGCCGACTGCCACGGCCGCTCCGCCTGCGGTTGCAGCGCGACGTACGCCGCCGAGCGCGGCACATTGAGCTGACGCTCCCGATTGGTCACGTCGCGCAACCGGAACAACGAACTACCCGGTGTACCACGCGCCATGAGCATCGCCAACTGTTGCTGCCGCGACCAATCGTTGGGCGCCGAGATACTGCGCCGATGTTCCTGCATCCAGGCTGGAATGGGATAGCCATCGGCGGCCACGACTTCCTGCCCCGCGACAATGCCCAACGCGCGCGTCGTGGAATCGGCAATGACATCGGTGATGATGGCACGCCCGTCCGCCCAGCGCACCCGAAATGGCACCGTGGCCATGCCTCGCACGGTGTCCACCGTCGCTCCCTGCAGCGACACCTGGGCGTCGTCGAAGGAGCTGGCAAAGCTGAGCATCGTGGATGCGTATTCGGTGGCGTAGCGCGCGGACTCCAGTCGCGGCAACGCCCGCTCGAAGACGGCGTCTATGTCATCGTCGTACAAATCCCGGTGCGCGTGCCGCGCCCGCATGGCGCTCCATAGCCGTGCGCCGCCCAGTACCCGTGATCCCATGTAGGGATACGGATCCGCGTCGTAGTACCCGGGCAATACCGCCCGCGCCCGCACCGGCGCCAGCCGCGAGGCGCGCACGAAGCGCGAGGTCCGCAGCATGGCGAGCGCCGCCTTCACGGCCGGTGCACTGTCGGCGGGAGTGGCGGCACGTGACACCAGCGTGTCAATCACAATGCCGCTACTGCCGTCGGCGTGCAGCAGTTCGCCGGTGCGCAGTCGCACGAAGAGTCCTTCGCCCACCGCAATGCGCACGCTGGGCACTAGCGCATCATCAGGCACCACCTGTTCCGCCACCAGCGTGGCGCGGCCACTGGCCAGCAGCCCCAGTACGCCACGCGGCAATACCGTGTTGGCGTTGGCCAGCACCACCACGCGGCGCGGCGCCGCATTGATGGGCGCCACCAGCGCCCCATCGCGCCCGAGCCAGCTGTCATCGTAGCGCCAGGCGCCAGCCAATTCGCGTGCGCCACCCACCCGTCGTACGCGCACACCACTGAGCGTAAAGGGCACCGACGCCAGTCGCTCCACCAGCTGCGTGCGTGCCACAAAGGCATCTACGCTGTCGGCCAACGCACCGGGAGCACTGGTACGCAGGTCGAGCACCACGCGCGCCGGCACGGCAGCGAGCGCCTGTCGTACGCCCACCGCCGCGCTTTCCTCGTAGCGCGTGGCCGAGGGGACCTGCAGCACCAGAATGCTGTCGCGGGTGCGTTCGGCGTTGATGGTGGTCACCGCCGGGAGCGACGCGCCGCTTGTGGTATCGCCCCGCTCCACGCGGGTGAGCGGATCGTTGAGCGCCGCCAGGAAGCGCGCATACGCCACATCCAGATCGGCGGGGGTGGTGGCACGGCGTACCAGCGTGACCGCGCGGATGAACGCCGAATCGAGGGGCGCGCCGCGGACCGCCACCGCCGGGTGATGCAACGACGCGAGGTGCCACACGTACGACAGCCGCAGCAGGCGGGACACGCCCGCCGAGTCGGAGGCCTCGGGCGGCGGCTCGGAATCGGCGGGTGCCGGCGGCATGGCGACTACCGCACGGGGGGCATCCACTTCCCGCACCGACGGGCCCAAGGGCACCGGCGCCGGCGCAACCGGCACGCAGGAGGCCAGCAGCGCTGCCACGGCGGTGGCCGCCAGCAACGGCGGCAGAACTCGCGTCATATTAGACGTCATGGCGCACAAGATAGCCACGATTCCCCTCTCCACCGAGTCTGGTCTGGCATGAACAGCAATTATTCCGGCGACGACACCGATCGGCTGTACTACGACGACGCCACGTTGGCCCGGTTCAGCGCCACCGTGACCGAGGTCGCCAATGACGGGCGGGTGGTGTATCTCGACCGGTCTGCCTTTTACCCCACCTCTGGCGGACAGCCGCACGACCTGGGGACCATCGCCGACGTCGCCATTACCGATGTGGTGGACGAAGAGGTGCGCATTGCCCATCACCTTGCCCAACCGCTGGGCTTGCCCGCCGGGGCCATGGTGGTGGGACAGGTGGACATGACCCGCCGCGTCGATCACATGCAGCAGCACACCGGCCAGCATCTGCTCTCGGCGCTGCTCGCCGATGAATACGGCTGGCCCACCGTGAGTGTGCATTTTGGCGACGAGAGCAGCACGGTAGACGTGACTGCCGAGGGTGTATCACCCGAACAGCTGGAAGCGATAGAACATCGCGCGAACATGGTGGCGTTGCAGAATCACGCCGTGACCGTGAGCTACGAGGACGCCGCCAGCGCCACGGATTTGCGCAAAGCGAGTGATCGCGACGGTACGTTGCGCATCGTGACCATTGCCGGCCTGGATCGCAGCGCCTGTGGCGGCACTCATGTCTCGCATACCGCCCAGATTGGTGCGGTGTTGCTGCGACGCGCTGAAAAGACCCGTGGTAACGTGCGCATTGAATTTCT contains the following coding sequences:
- a CDS encoding S41 family peptidase, which translates into the protein MTSNMTRVLPPLLAATAVAALLASCVPVAPAPVPLGPSVREVDAPRAVVAMPPAPADSEPPPEASDSAGVSRLLRLSYVWHLASLHHPAVAVRGAPLDSAFIRAVTLVRRATTPADLDVAYARFLAALNDPLTRVERGDTTSGASLPAVTTINAERTRDSILVLQVPSATRYEESAAVGVRQALAAVPARVVLDLRTSAPGALADSVDAFVARTQLVERLASVPFTLSGVRVRRVGGARELAGAWRYDDSWLGRDGALVAPINAAPRRVVVLANANTVLPRGVLGLLASGRATLVAEQVVPDDALVPSVRIAVGEGLFVRLRTGELLHADGSSGIVIDTLVSRAATPADSAPAVKAALAMLRTSRFVRASRLAPVRARAVLPGYYDADPYPYMGSRVLGGARLWSAMRARHAHRDLYDDDIDAVFERALPRLESARYATEYASTMLSFASSFDDAQVSLQGATVDTVRGMATVPFRVRWADGRAIITDVIADSTTRALGIVAGQEVVAADGYPIPAWMQEHRRSISAPNDWSRQQQLAMLMARGTPGSSLFRLRDVTNRERQLNVPRSAAYVALQPQAERPWQSASLSLPNGIAYLDLNRLTDQTVDAELQKHRSARAWVLDLRGSLSDSGVVGATVLRTVRARAVAVVARELHRYQSAPCLVETLRDAAQQCPDEREVRSRVSRGDTTGRYTGRLVALVDERTSGAMERLALTLEATTDVTFVGSTSAGSPAEAVSIPLPGGLTVTVPAAELRRSDGSQWQRVGLTPLIDARLTLRSYRNGTDEVLQRAQEWLAQQLDGRASRRR
- the hrpB gene encoding ATP-dependent helicase HrpB, coding for MVLPIDDALPALREALRTCSSAVLEAPPGAGKTTRVPLALLQEPWMDGQRVVMLEPRRLAARAAAHYMAQQLGEQVGGTVGYRVRGETRVSARTRIEVVTEGVLSRLLSADATLDGYGAVLFDEYHERSLQGDLGLALVLETQQVRDDLRVLVMSATLDGDAVAELLRTEAGPAPVVRSSGRMFPIVTHHRPPRSDEKLEATVSRVVRDALTECEGDVLVFLPGMGEQRRVEERLVGSVAGNVRVHVLHGTMPLAEQDAALAAAPPGMRKVVLSTSVAETSLTVEGVRVVVDGGLSRVPRHDVTAGLTRLHTLRVSRASADQRRGRAGRVAPGVCYRLWDVHEEHGFLASSRPEIIDADLSGLALELADAGISDPTVLRWLDVPRAGPFAQARTLLLQLGALDATGRITAHGRRMAALPLAPRLAHLVLVAAERGALSMGAAIAALLEERDVIRAEGFARPPADLRLRTELLQRGGDGGALGMYGARADRDGVRRVKQSAIDIERRVAGAGVQAAAGREPTDDVGALLALAFPDRVAQRRAGSEGRYLLRNGSGAALVKGDSLYDEPYLAVAELEGQPPEYRIVRGAPLSLEDIRTDFGEQIVRADVVEWDERTRSVKAVQRVSLGAITLEEKPQRTPDAESVRAALCAQLVRLGADTWPWREGALHLRERLAFLHAQDASWPNVSSEALVATLPEWLAPYLDGVRTWAQLEQVDWHEALLSLVPWNQRAALDRLAPTHMEVPSGSRITLDYTDPTAPVLAVKLQEVFGWTSTPMLFDGRVPLTLHLLSPAQRPVQVTRDLAGFWKSSYFEVRKELRGRYPRHPWPDDPLTATATRRAKPRGT
- a CDS encoding alanyl-tRNA editing protein, encoding MNSNYSGDDTDRLYYDDATLARFSATVTEVANDGRVVYLDRSAFYPTSGGQPHDLGTIADVAITDVVDEEVRIAHHLAQPLGLPAGAMVVGQVDMTRRVDHMQQHTGQHLLSALLADEYGWPTVSVHFGDESSTVDVTAEGVSPEQLEAIEHRANMVALQNHAVTVSYEDAASATDLRKASDRDGTLRIVTIAGLDRSACGGTHVSHTAQIGAVLLRRAEKTRGNVRIEFLCGHRAVTRARIDADLLSRTARPLSAAPADLPVLVEQQQSRLVELERERKRLQNELAQYEAQQLWQAAPVDSAGIRRITTSVNSPVKEAEALAQHLMKLGECAVLVTNAANGGVLLATAPDTGLDAGQLLRAALHAVGGRGGGAPRLAQGAVSTPSSLGALAVALGF